From Sphingobium sp. RAC03, a single genomic window includes:
- a CDS encoding COX15/CtaA family protein, whose product MTATFPRSSAAPAPRAIARWLLSVAALVFLMVVVGGITRLTESGLSITQWKPITGAIPPLTHEQWMEAFRLYQQIPEYQQINRGMSLDDFQFIFFWEWAHRLLGRLIGLAFALPLLWFAWKRAIPQGYGWRLVALLALGGLQGAIGWWMVQSGLSERTDVSHYRLAVHLLNALLIIGGLVWTALDLLMLARDRNARPATLRPFALVVLIGLFVQLLFGAFTAGLNAGYVANTWPLMNDRFVPDGMAWMESLWATLSSDPYLVHFIHRWWAWGAAILAVMLARRAKRAGQRGASIAINASVGTQILLGIATVMSGIALPLAVLHQAVGAIVVAALAWGAHSIGRRRG is encoded by the coding sequence ATGACCGCGACCTTCCCCCGATCGTCCGCCGCGCCTGCGCCGCGCGCCATTGCCCGCTGGCTGCTATCAGTAGCAGCGCTTGTGTTCCTCATGGTCGTGGTCGGCGGGATCACGCGCCTGACCGAATCCGGCCTGTCGATCACGCAATGGAAGCCGATCACCGGGGCCATTCCCCCGCTGACCCATGAACAATGGATGGAGGCGTTTCGCCTCTACCAGCAGATCCCCGAATATCAGCAGATCAACCGGGGCATGAGCCTCGATGATTTCCAGTTCATCTTCTTCTGGGAATGGGCGCATCGGTTGCTGGGGCGGCTGATCGGATTGGCCTTTGCTCTGCCCTTGCTGTGGTTCGCGTGGAAGCGCGCCATTCCGCAGGGCTATGGCTGGCGGCTGGTGGCGCTGCTGGCGCTGGGCGGATTGCAAGGCGCGATCGGCTGGTGGATGGTGCAATCGGGCCTTTCGGAACGCACCGACGTCAGCCATTATCGGCTGGCCGTGCATTTGCTCAATGCGCTGCTGATCATCGGTGGGTTGGTGTGGACCGCGCTCGACTTGTTGATGTTGGCGCGGGACCGGAATGCGCGCCCGGCGACGCTGCGGCCCTTCGCGTTGGTCGTGCTGATTGGGCTGTTCGTGCAATTGCTGTTCGGGGCATTCACCGCCGGACTGAATGCGGGCTATGTCGCCAACACCTGGCCGCTGATGAATGACCGTTTCGTGCCGGACGGCATGGCCTGGATGGAGTCGCTATGGGCGACGCTGTCAAGCGACCCTTATCTCGTCCATTTCATCCATCGCTGGTGGGCCTGGGGTGCCGCCATCCTGGCCGTGATGCTGGCGCGCCGGGCCAAGCGGGCTGGACAGCGCGGTGCGTCGATCGCGATCAATGCCAGCGTAGGTACGCAAATCCTGCTGGGGATAGCCACGGTGATGAGCGGTATCGCGCTGCCGCTCGCCGTGCTGCATCAGGCGGTCGGCGCGATCGTCGTGGCGGCGCTCGCATGGGGCGCGCACAGCATCGGGCGGCGGAGGGGCTAA
- a CDS encoding aa3-type cytochrome c oxidase subunit IV has product MATDGNIKDATQTYSGFVGLMKWGTIASVAVAAIVVLLISS; this is encoded by the coding sequence ATGGCCACGGACGGAAATATCAAGGATGCGACCCAGACCTATTCGGGGTTTGTGGGGCTGATGAAGTGGGGCACGATCGCCTCGGTGGCGGTGGCCGCGATCGTGGTGCTGCTGATCTCCAGCTAA
- a CDS encoding aldehyde dehydrogenase (NADP(+)), giving the protein MFNGAILIGANERQGGETFYAINPATGEKGDIAFSSAMPAEVEEATKLADAAFDSFSTLAPDARATFLETVADNIVAIGDLLIETAMAESGLPRARLEGERGRTVGQLRLFASYVRLGDWFDATIDPAMPDRAPMPRADLRRVNHSVGPVAVFGASNFPLAFSVAGGDTASAFAAGSPVIVKGHSAHPGTGELVARAIQAAVKACGLHEGVFSYLPGANRALGGALVADPRVKAVGFTGSRGGGVALMKIAAERNEPIPVYAEMSSINPVVLLPGALAERAEAMGTAFVGSLTMGSGQFCTNPGLVIALDGPDLDKFVAAAAQAMSGAQPQVMLTPGIHEAYEKGVAALSGADGVTTVARGTEAEGCNRGQAAFFATDSATFGANPLLAEEVFGSSSVLIKCSSIEEVIATIAGLEGQLTATLQLTEADNADAAKLLPVLSRKVGRILTNGWPTGVEVTHAMVHGGPFPSTADGRSTSVGTLAMMRFLRPVCYQDVPDALLPAALQDANPLGLTRRVDGKLVAAA; this is encoded by the coding sequence ATGTTCAACGGAGCCATCCTCATCGGCGCAAACGAGCGCCAGGGCGGAGAGACTTTCTACGCCATCAATCCGGCGACCGGCGAAAAGGGCGACATCGCCTTCTCCAGCGCCATGCCCGCCGAAGTCGAAGAAGCCACCAAGCTGGCCGATGCCGCATTCGACAGCTTTTCGACCCTGGCACCCGACGCCCGCGCGACCTTCCTCGAAACCGTCGCGGACAATATCGTCGCCATCGGCGACCTGCTGATCGAAACCGCCATGGCCGAATCCGGCCTGCCGCGCGCCCGTCTGGAAGGCGAGCGGGGCCGCACAGTCGGCCAGTTGCGCTTGTTCGCCAGCTATGTCCGCCTTGGTGACTGGTTCGATGCCACGATCGACCCCGCCATGCCCGACCGCGCGCCGATGCCCCGCGCAGACCTGCGCCGCGTCAACCATTCGGTCGGCCCGGTCGCCGTGTTCGGCGCGTCCAACTTCCCGCTCGCCTTCTCGGTCGCGGGCGGTGACACCGCATCGGCCTTCGCCGCTGGTTCGCCTGTCATCGTCAAGGGCCATAGCGCCCATCCCGGCACCGGCGAACTGGTCGCCCGCGCCATTCAGGCAGCGGTCAAGGCCTGTGGCCTGCACGAAGGCGTCTTCTCCTACCTGCCCGGCGCCAACCGCGCGCTGGGTGGCGCCCTGGTCGCTGATCCCCGCGTCAAGGCGGTCGGCTTCACCGGATCGCGCGGTGGTGGCGTTGCGCTCATGAAGATCGCGGCGGAACGCAACGAACCGATCCCGGTCTATGCCGAAATGTCGAGCATCAACCCGGTCGTCCTGCTCCCCGGCGCTCTCGCCGAACGGGCCGAAGCCATGGGCACGGCGTTCGTCGGCTCGCTGACCATGGGGTCGGGCCAGTTCTGCACCAACCCCGGCCTCGTCATCGCGCTTGACGGCCCGGACCTCGACAAGTTCGTTGCAGCCGCAGCCCAGGCCATGTCGGGTGCCCAGCCACAAGTCATGCTGACGCCCGGCATCCACGAAGCCTATGAAAAGGGCGTCGCTGCCCTGTCCGGCGCGGATGGCGTCACCACCGTCGCCCGCGGCACCGAAGCGGAAGGCTGCAACCGTGGCCAGGCCGCCTTCTTCGCGACCGACTCGGCAACCTTCGGGGCCAACCCGCTTCTAGCCGAAGAAGTGTTCGGTTCGTCGTCCGTTTTGATCAAATGCAGCAGCATCGAGGAAGTCATCGCGACCATCGCCGGTCTCGAAGGCCAGCTGACCGCGACGCTCCAACTGACCGAAGCCGACAATGCCGACGCCGCCAAGCTGCTGCCCGTGCTGTCGCGCAAGGTCGGCCGCATCCTGACCAACGGCTGGCCCACTGGCGTCGAAGTGACCCATGCGATGGTGCATGGTGGTCCCTTCCCGTCGACCGCCGATGGCCGCTCGACCTCGGTCGGCACGCTGGCGATGATGCGCTTCCTGCGTCCCGTCTGCTATCAGGACGTGCCTGACGCCCTGTTGCCAGCCGCCCTGCAGGACGCCAACCCGCTCGGCCTGACGCGCCGCGTCGATGGCAAGCTGGTCGCCGCTGCATGA
- a CDS encoding IlvD/Edd family dehydratase, with the protein MSDSSNSAPKLRSRAWFDNPDNIDMTALYLERYLNFGLSLNELRSGKPIIGIAQTGSDLSPCNRHHMVLAERMRDGIREMGGIALEFPVHPIQETGKRPTAGLDRNLAYLGLVEAMYGYPLDGVILTTGCDKTTPALLMAAATVNIPAIALSVGPMLNGWFKGERTGSGTIVWKARQLLAAGKIDDEGFIKLVASSAPSTGYCNTMGTASTMNSLAEALGMMLPGSAAIPAPYRDRQEVAYLTGKRIVEMVAEDLKPSDILTRDAFHNAIMVNSAIGGSTNAPIHLAAIARHIGVDLPLKDWETVGHKIPLLVNLQPAGEYLGEDYYRAGGVPAVVAQLIAQGLIHEDVMTVNGKTMGDNCRGVEIEDEKVIRPFDQPLVEDAGFLVLSGNLFDAAVMKTSVISPEFRDRYLSNPEDPNAFEGPAVVFDGPEDYHHRIDDPSVGITDQTLLFMRGAGPIGYPGAAEVVNMRPPAYLITEGVSALPCIGDGRQSGTSGSPSILNASPEAAAMGGLALLETGDRVRMDLNTGTVNVLISDEELAERRAKLEAAGGFKYPASQTPWQEIQRSVVGQMDTGAILEGAEKYQRIAQTMGLPRDNH; encoded by the coding sequence ATGAGCGATTCGTCCAACTCCGCCCCCAAACTGCGTAGCCGCGCCTGGTTCGACAACCCCGACAATATCGACATGACGGCGCTCTATCTGGAGCGCTATCTCAATTTCGGCCTCAGCCTGAACGAACTGCGCAGCGGCAAGCCGATCATCGGCATCGCCCAGACCGGCAGCGACCTGTCGCCCTGCAACCGCCATCATATGGTGCTGGCCGAACGGATGCGCGACGGTATTCGCGAAATGGGCGGCATCGCGCTCGAATTTCCGGTCCATCCGATCCAGGAAACCGGCAAGCGCCCGACCGCCGGCCTTGACCGCAACCTTGCCTATCTCGGCCTGGTCGAGGCCATGTACGGTTATCCGCTCGATGGCGTGATCCTGACCACCGGCTGCGACAAGACCACACCGGCGCTGCTGATGGCCGCCGCCACCGTCAACATCCCCGCCATTGCGCTGTCGGTCGGCCCGATGCTGAACGGCTGGTTCAAGGGCGAGCGCACCGGTTCGGGCACGATCGTCTGGAAAGCACGCCAATTGCTCGCGGCGGGCAAGATCGACGATGAAGGCTTTATCAAGCTGGTCGCCTCCTCCGCCCCGTCCACCGGCTATTGCAACACGATGGGCACCGCCTCCACCATGAACTCGCTCGCCGAAGCGCTGGGCATGATGCTGCCCGGATCGGCCGCGATCCCGGCCCCCTATCGCGATCGCCAGGAAGTCGCTTATCTGACCGGCAAGCGCATCGTCGAGATGGTGGCGGAGGATCTGAAGCCCTCCGACATCCTGACCCGCGATGCCTTCCACAATGCGATCATGGTCAACAGCGCCATCGGCGGATCGACCAACGCCCCCATCCATCTCGCTGCGATCGCCCGCCATATCGGCGTCGATCTGCCGCTCAAGGATTGGGAGACGGTCGGTCACAAAATCCCGCTGCTGGTCAACCTTCAGCCTGCGGGCGAATATCTGGGCGAGGATTATTATCGCGCCGGTGGCGTCCCCGCCGTGGTGGCGCAGTTGATCGCGCAGGGTTTGATCCACGAGGATGTGATGACCGTCAATGGCAAGACCATGGGCGACAATTGCCGCGGCGTGGAGATTGAAGACGAAAAGGTCATCCGCCCCTTCGACCAGCCTTTGGTCGAGGATGCAGGCTTCCTGGTCCTGTCGGGCAATCTGTTCGACGCCGCCGTCATGAAGACCAGCGTCATCAGCCCGGAATTCCGCGACCGCTATCTGTCGAACCCCGAAGACCCGAACGCCTTTGAAGGCCCGGCGGTCGTGTTCGACGGGCCGGAAGATTATCATCACCGCATCGACGATCCCTCGGTCGGCATCACGGATCAGACCTTGCTCTTCATGCGCGGCGCGGGGCCGATCGGCTATCCGGGCGCAGCCGAAGTTGTAAATATGCGTCCCCCTGCCTATCTCATCACCGAAGGCGTCTCCGCCCTGCCCTGCATCGGCGATGGTCGCCAATCGGGCACGTCGGGCAGCCCGTCGATCCTCAACGCCTCGCCCGAAGCGGCGGCCATGGGCGGCCTCGCTCTGCTCGAAACCGGCGACCGGGTGCGGATGGATCTCAACACCGGCACGGTCAACGTGCTGATTTCGGACGAGGAACTGGCGGAACGCCGCGCGAAGCTGGAGGCCGCTGGCGGCTTCAAATATCCCGCTTCGCAAACGCCGTGGCAGGAAATCCAGCGGTCGGTCGTTGGCCAGATGGACACCGGCGCGATCCTCGAAGGCGCAGAAAAATATCAGCGCATTGCCCAGACCATGGGCCTGCCGCGCGACAATCACTGA
- a CDS encoding proton-translocating transhydrogenase family protein, with protein sequence MDFISILSVFVLACFVGYYVVWSVTPALHTPLMAVTNAISSVIIVGALVASAEAGSAAAKYLGLLAVVFASVNIFGGFAVTERMLAMYKKKERK encoded by the coding sequence ATGGACTTTATTTCCATCCTGTCGGTTTTCGTGCTGGCGTGTTTCGTCGGCTATTATGTGGTGTGGTCGGTGACGCCCGCGCTGCATACGCCGTTGATGGCGGTCACTAACGCCATTTCATCCGTCATCATCGTCGGCGCGCTGGTCGCGTCGGCGGAGGCGGGGAGTGCGGCGGCCAAATATCTGGGGCTGCTCGCGGTGGTCTTTGCATCGGTCAACATCTTCGGCGGCTTTGCCGTCACGGAACGGATGCTGGCGATGTACAAGAAGAAGGAGCGCAAGTGA
- a CDS encoding Gfo/Idh/MocA family protein gives MSIRAGLVGLGKIARDQHLPAIEKTDGIDLVAVASRNARGEGVNNYPDLGAMLAGEPDLDAVILCQPPQARYHAARQALLAGKHVFLEKPPGATVSEVEALIALAKAQNVTLYASWHSRYAAAVAQAKAWIAQRKIERISIQWREDVRHWHPGQPWIWEAGGFGVFDPGINALSILTEIVPEPVTVLSANLEVPSNKDAPIGATLAMATASGAPIDTVFDWRQTGPQTWDIAVDTDNGGLLLSEGGNTLRLDGEVQLKAPDEEYPAMYRRFVALVADRAIDADIAPLRLVADAFLCGRHCPTAVFED, from the coding sequence ATGAGCATCCGGGCAGGTCTGGTAGGGCTGGGTAAAATCGCGCGCGACCAGCACCTGCCCGCGATTGAAAAGACCGACGGCATCGACCTGGTCGCCGTCGCCAGCCGCAACGCGCGGGGGGAAGGGGTGAATAATTACCCCGACCTCGGCGCGATGCTGGCGGGCGAACCGGACCTCGACGCCGTGATTCTGTGTCAGCCGCCCCAGGCCCGCTATCATGCGGCGCGGCAGGCGTTGCTGGCGGGGAAACATGTTTTCCTCGAAAAGCCGCCCGGCGCGACCGTCTCCGAAGTCGAGGCGCTGATCGCGCTGGCAAAGGCGCAGAATGTCACCCTCTACGCCAGCTGGCACAGCCGCTACGCCGCCGCCGTGGCGCAAGCCAAGGCCTGGATTGCACAGCGCAAGATCGAACGCATTTCGATCCAGTGGCGCGAGGATGTGCGCCATTGGCACCCCGGCCAGCCCTGGATCTGGGAAGCGGGCGGCTTTGGCGTCTTCGATCCGGGCATCAACGCCCTGTCGATCCTGACCGAAATCGTCCCCGAACCCGTCACCGTGCTGTCCGCCAATCTGGAAGTGCCCTCCAACAAGGACGCCCCGATCGGCGCGACGCTCGCCATGGCGACCGCGTCGGGCGCACCGATCGATACCGTGTTCGATTGGCGCCAAACCGGGCCGCAGACCTGGGACATCGCCGTCGATACCGATAATGGCGGCCTGCTGCTGTCCGAAGGCGGCAACACGCTGCGGCTGGACGGTGAAGTTCAACTCAAGGCCCCGGACGAGGAATATCCTGCCATGTATCGCCGTTTCGTCGCTCTGGTGGCTGACCGGGCGATCGACGCCGATATTGCGCCGCTCCGTCTTGTCGCCGATGCCTTCCTTTGCGGCCGACATTGTCCTACGGCTGTGTTCGAGGACTGA
- a CDS encoding sigma-54-dependent transcriptional regulator: MARDGIPMLMLIDDEPAQRRLVSALAARAGWRTIFAGDNETAIAMLGTQDGMQLDAIILDQWSPDYEPAGLVGEIRARRPALPILILTAHNNVAVAVDAMRAGATDYLSKPIAPERLLAALNATLTDGSDGELRPLTEKITAPLSFEDVVGSAPQFRAALAIAAKAARARVPVLIEGESGVGKDVIARAIHAASPRHKQAMVTVNCGAIPTNLVESELFGHERGAFTGAFDRHVGKFASADMGTLFLDEVSEMPMDAQVKLLRVLQDGEVQPIGARRPIHVDVRVIAATNKKLAEEIEAGRFREDLYYRLNVVQLTIPPLRERMGDIPALCRHLLTRIAAQPGLRGLGLTDDALALLMQHGWPGNVRQLQNALFRAAVLCEGDALTPQDFPQIAAQIKASDPLDRLSIRPRAANQPHRDGAGITLFEGDGHVRQLADIEADVIRLAIGHYRGRMTEVARRLGIGRSTLYRKLAELGIDSAA; the protein is encoded by the coding sequence ATGGCGCGCGACGGCATACCAATGCTGATGTTGATCGACGACGAACCGGCGCAAAGGCGGCTGGTATCGGCACTCGCGGCGCGTGCGGGCTGGCGCACGATCTTTGCAGGCGACAATGAAACCGCCATCGCGATGCTCGGCACGCAGGACGGGATGCAACTCGACGCGATCATCCTCGACCAATGGAGCCCCGATTATGAGCCAGCCGGCCTGGTCGGCGAGATTCGTGCCCGTCGCCCGGCGCTGCCGATCCTGATCCTCACCGCCCATAATAATGTCGCCGTCGCGGTCGATGCCATGCGGGCCGGGGCCACCGACTATCTGTCCAAGCCGATCGCGCCCGAACGCCTGCTCGCCGCACTCAACGCCACGCTGACCGATGGCAGCGATGGCGAACTGCGCCCGCTGACCGAAAAAATCACCGCTCCCCTCTCCTTCGAGGATGTCGTCGGTTCCGCGCCGCAATTCCGCGCGGCCCTCGCCATCGCGGCCAAGGCAGCCCGCGCCCGCGTGCCCGTCCTGATCGAAGGCGAAAGCGGCGTCGGCAAGGATGTGATCGCACGCGCGATCCACGCTGCGTCGCCACGCCACAAGCAGGCGATGGTCACCGTCAATTGCGGTGCCATCCCCACCAACCTCGTCGAATCGGAACTGTTCGGCCATGAGCGGGGTGCCTTCACTGGTGCCTTCGACCGGCATGTCGGCAAATTCGCCAGCGCCGACATGGGCACGCTCTTCCTCGATGAAGTCAGCGAAATGCCTATGGATGCGCAGGTCAAATTACTACGCGTGCTGCAGGATGGCGAAGTCCAGCCGATCGGCGCGCGCCGTCCGATCCATGTCGATGTGCGCGTCATCGCTGCCACCAACAAAAAGCTCGCCGAAGAGATTGAGGCGGGGCGCTTTCGCGAAGATCTTTATTATCGCCTCAACGTGGTCCAGCTTACCATTCCCCCGTTGCGCGAACGCATGGGCGACATTCCGGCTTTGTGCCGCCACCTGCTGACGCGGATCGCCGCGCAGCCGGGCCTGCGCGGCCTCGGCCTCACCGACGATGCGCTTGCGCTGCTAATGCAGCATGGCTGGCCCGGCAATGTCCGCCAGCTTCAGAACGCCCTGTTCCGCGCGGCTGTACTGTGCGAAGGCGATGCCCTGACGCCGCAGGATTTCCCGCAGATCGCTGCTCAGATCAAGGCGAGCGACCCGCTCGATCGCCTGTCCATCCGCCCGCGCGCCGCCAATCAGCCGCATCGTGACGGCGCGGGCATCACCCTGTTCGAAGGCGACGGCCATGTCCGCCAGCTTGCGGACATCGAAGCGGACGTCATTCGCCTTGCTATCGGCCATTATCGCGGGCGCATGACGGAGGTCGCCCGACGCCTGGGAATCGGCCGATCGACCCTCTACCGCAAACTGGCCGAACTAGGCATCGACAGCGCCGCCTGA
- a CDS encoding endonuclease domain-containing protein: protein MLQGGDVGMLRAKSLRQAMSLPEVLLWNALRDQTNGLKFRRQHPSGPYVADFYCHQARMIVEVDGEAHNRGDAPQSDAIRDAWFAERGIHVLRIPAIAILNDLDTVVAGVKAMAKERIGED from the coding sequence GTGCTGCAAGGCGGCGATGTCGGCATGTTGAGGGCCAAGTCTCTCAGGCAGGCCATGTCGCTACCCGAAGTGTTGCTGTGGAATGCGTTACGCGATCAAACTAATGGCCTGAAATTTCGCAGACAGCATCCATCTGGTCCTTATGTGGCAGACTTTTACTGCCATCAGGCCCGGATGATCGTTGAAGTGGACGGCGAAGCCCATAATCGCGGCGATGCGCCACAAAGCGATGCAATTCGCGATGCTTGGTTTGCGGAACGCGGCATTCATGTCCTTCGCATACCCGCCATCGCAATATTGAACGATCTGGACACAGTCGTCGCCGGGGTAAAGGCGATGGCCAAAGAGAGAATAGGGGAGGACTAG
- the urtE gene encoding urea ABC transporter ATP-binding subunit UrtE codes for MSRLLEIAGLSSAYGQSRVLWDVDLTLARGQVMALIGRNGVGKTTLLHTIMGTRPVTGGTLHFDGRDMTAMPAHSRARAGIGFVPQGRHVFPQLTVMENLETGLSALAGRGKRGAQVPQHIFDLFPKLWDIRGRAAGFLSGGEQQQLAIGRALAGEPSLLLLDEPTEGIQPNVVQQIEAALVHVRDELGMTVLVVEQYLDFVWRFADRYCAMQNGRIIRQGAIADESAKDVAHLVQI; via the coding sequence ATGAGCCGGCTGCTGGAGATTGCGGGCCTGTCGAGCGCTTATGGTCAGAGCCGGGTCTTGTGGGACGTGGACCTGACATTGGCGCGCGGGCAGGTAATGGCGCTGATCGGGCGCAACGGGGTGGGCAAGACGACGTTGCTGCACACGATCATGGGCACGCGGCCGGTGACCGGCGGAACGCTGCATTTCGACGGGCGCGACATGACCGCCATGCCCGCGCATAGCCGGGCGCGGGCGGGGATCGGCTTCGTGCCGCAGGGACGGCATGTGTTTCCCCAACTCACCGTCATGGAAAATCTGGAAACCGGGCTGTCGGCGCTGGCCGGGCGCGGTAAGCGCGGTGCCCAGGTGCCGCAGCATATTTTCGACCTCTTCCCCAAGCTGTGGGATATTCGCGGGCGGGCGGCTGGCTTCCTGTCGGGGGGCGAGCAGCAGCAATTGGCGATCGGCCGGGCGCTGGCCGGGGAGCCGAGCCTGTTGCTGCTCGACGAACCGACCGAGGGCATCCAGCCCAATGTCGTGCAGCAGATCGAAGCCGCGCTGGTCCATGTGCGCGACGAACTGGGCATGACGGTGCTGGTGGTGGAACAATATCTGGACTTCGTGTGGCGCTTTGCCGACCGCTATTGCGCGATGCAGAATGGGCGGATCATCAGGCAGGGCGCGATCGCCGACGAAAGCGCGAAGGATGTCGCGCATTTGGTGCAGATTTAG
- a CDS encoding FadR/GntR family transcriptional regulator, whose protein sequence is MGSGRKFGSDESTLRIHQTIARDLGTAILTGKHRPGELFEGEIEASDRLGVSRTAYREAVRILIAKGMLESRPKAGTRVLPRNRWNVLDPEMLAWMFAGEPDANFIRDLFELRGVIEPAAAEFAARRRTDEQLAVMEAALAEMGRYGLSTPEGRAADQRFHNMILAATHNDALEALASSVGAAVSWTTTFKHRKKLLPRDPLPDHRAVYQAIASRDTAAARAGMAELLRLALADMDIALAEPGG, encoded by the coding sequence TTGGGCAGCGGGCGCAAGTTCGGATCGGACGAAAGCACGCTCCGCATCCATCAGACGATCGCCCGCGACCTGGGCACGGCCATCCTGACCGGCAAGCACAGACCGGGGGAATTGTTCGAGGGCGAGATAGAGGCGTCCGATCGCCTCGGCGTGTCGCGCACGGCTTATCGCGAAGCTGTCCGCATCCTGATCGCCAAGGGGATGCTGGAAAGCCGCCCCAAGGCGGGCACCCGCGTCCTGCCGCGCAATCGCTGGAACGTGCTCGACCCTGAAATGCTTGCCTGGATGTTCGCGGGCGAGCCGGATGCCAATTTCATCCGCGACCTGTTCGAACTGCGCGGCGTCATCGAACCGGCAGCCGCGGAGTTCGCCGCGCGCCGCCGCACCGACGAGCAATTGGCGGTGATGGAAGCGGCGCTCGCGGAAATGGGCCGCTATGGCCTGTCCACTCCCGAAGGCCGCGCCGCCGACCAGCGCTTCCACAATATGATTCTGGCGGCGACGCATAATGATGCGCTGGAGGCTTTGGCCAGTTCGGTCGGCGCAGCGGTCAGCTGGACCACCACCTTCAAGCATCGCAAGAAATTGCTCCCCCGCGATCCCCTGCCCGACCACCGCGCCGTCTATCAGGCCATCGCGTCCCGCGACACGGCGGCTGCCCGCGCGGGCATGGCCGAACTGCTGCGCCTGGCGCTTGCCGACATGGACATCGCCCTGGCGGAACCGGGCGGGTGA
- a CDS encoding NAD(P) transhydrogenase subunit alpha, with protein sequence MKIAVVKEQAAGEARVAATPETVKKFIGLGAQVAVEAGAGLTASIADADYAAAGATVADRAATVAGADIVLGVQGPDVASLSGVNPGAWIVAGLNPFGDRARVDAYAAAGYEALAMEFMPRITRAQSMDILSSQSNLSGYKAVLDAAAEYGRAFPMMMTAAGTVSAARVFIMGVGVAGLQAIATAKRLGAQVSATDVRAATKEQIESLGAKAIFVEKVAGIEGEGSGGYATEMSDEYKAAQAELVSAHIAKQDIVITTALIPGRPAPRLISDAQIATMKPGSVIVDLAVEQGGNVEGAVPGEVALRHGVKIVGHRNVPSRLAADTSALFSRNLFNFLSAFWDKDKGAPVLDEEIGNAIRLTQGGKVVNERLLAS encoded by the coding sequence ATGAAAATAGCAGTGGTGAAAGAACAGGCAGCGGGCGAAGCCCGTGTTGCCGCGACGCCGGAAACGGTGAAGAAATTTATCGGCCTTGGCGCGCAGGTCGCCGTCGAGGCGGGGGCCGGGCTGACCGCGTCGATCGCCGATGCCGATTATGCGGCGGCGGGTGCGACCGTCGCCGATCGAGCCGCGACGGTCGCAGGCGCGGACATCGTGCTGGGCGTGCAGGGGCCGGACGTGGCCAGCCTGTCGGGCGTGAATCCGGGTGCCTGGATCGTGGCGGGGCTCAATCCGTTCGGCGACCGGGCACGGGTCGATGCCTATGCGGCGGCAGGCTATGAAGCGCTGGCAATGGAGTTCATGCCGCGCATCACGCGCGCGCAGTCGATGGATATCCTGTCGTCCCAGTCGAACCTGTCGGGTTACAAGGCTGTGCTGGATGCTGCCGCTGAATATGGCAGGGCCTTTCCGATGATGATGACGGCGGCGGGCACTGTGTCGGCCGCGCGCGTCTTCATCATGGGCGTGGGCGTGGCAGGCCTGCAGGCGATCGCTACCGCCAAGCGGCTGGGTGCGCAGGTCAGCGCGACGGACGTGCGCGCCGCGACCAAGGAGCAGATCGAGTCGCTGGGCGCCAAGGCGATCTTCGTCGAGAAGGTCGCGGGCATCGAGGGCGAAGGATCGGGCGGCTATGCCACCGAAATGTCCGACGAATATAAGGCCGCGCAGGCCGAACTCGTGTCAGCGCATATCGCCAAGCAGGACATCGTCATTACCACCGCGCTCATTCCGGGGCGGCCCGCGCCGCGCCTGATCAGTGACGCGCAGATCGCGACGATGAAGCCGGGCAGCGTGATCGTCGATCTGGCGGTCGAGCAGGGCGGCAATGTCGAAGGCGCGGTGCCCGGCGAAGTGGCCCTGCGCCACGGCGTCAAGATCGTGGGCCACCGCAACGTGCCGTCGCGACTGGCGGCGGACACGTCCGCTTTGTTCTCGCGCAACCTGTTCAACTTCCTGTCAGCCTTCTGGGACAAGGACAAGGGAGCGCCGGTGCTGGACGAGGAAATCGGCAACGCCATCCGCCTGACGCAGGGCGGCAAGGTCGTGAACGAGCGGTTGTTGGCGAGTTGA